From the genome of Spinacia oleracea cultivar Varoflay chromosome 2, BTI_SOV_V1, whole genome shotgun sequence, one region includes:
- the LOC130467781 gene encoding calmodulin-interacting protein 111-like → MSQLLVELDGLHGRVNVTVIAATNRPDKIDPALLRPGWFDRLLYVGPPSETDRVDVFHVHLRKMPCGFDVDVSELAHLTEGCTGADISSICREAAISAIEENLNCSEVKMEH, encoded by the exons ATGAGTCAACTTTTGGTTGAATTGGATG GTCTACATGGAAGAGTTAATGTTACTGTTATTGCTGCTACAAATCGTCCTGACAAGATTGATCCTGCCCTTCTTAGACCAG GGTGGTTTGATCGACTCCTATATGTTGGACCCCCTAGTGAAACAGATCGTGTTGACGTATTTCATGTTCATTTGCGTAAAATGCCTTGCGGTTTTGATGTTGATGTAAGCGAGCTGGCTCATCTCACTGAAGGTTGTACTGGTGCTGACATATCTTCGATCTGCAGGGAAGCAGCAATTTCAGCAATTGAA GAGAACCTAAATTGTTCAGAAGTAAAGATGGAGCACTAA
- the LOC130467780 gene encoding sugar transporter ERD6-like 7: protein MGAFSYVVPVYIAEISPVNLRGALTTLNQVMICTGVSVAFIIGIVLSWRTLALTGLVPCAVLLLGLCFIPESPRWMAKIGSQKEFEAAFQKLRGKDADITHEAAEIQDYIEELEKMPKANMFDLFQKRYLRSVTVTLEIPWVKWEDGWTWEVKAQLMEAVEWPQKHQDAFERIGTCPPTGVLLFGPPWMQQNAHGPSCSF, encoded by the exons ATGGGTGCCTTCTCCTATGTG GTACCTGTTTACATTGCGGAAATATCACCTGTAAATCTCCGAGGAGCACTTACAACATTAAACCAG GTCATGATCTGTACTGGCGTCTCAGTGGCGTTTATAATAGGGATAGTTTTATCATGGAGGACTTTAGCATTAACTG GACTTGTTCCATGTGCTGTTCTGCTTTTGGGTTTATGCTTCATTCCAGAATCTCCAAGATGGATG GCGAAAATAGGATCTCAAAAGGAGTTTGAAGCTGCATTTCAGAAACTTCGTGGCAAGGATGCAGATATAACCCATGAGGCTGCTGAGATTCAA GATTACATAGAAGAACTCGAAAAGATGCCCAAAGCTAATATGTTTGACTTGTTTCAAAAGAGGTATCTACGTTCTGTAACG GTAACTCTTGAGATCCCTTGGGTCAAGTGGGAAGATGGGTGGACATGGGAAGTGAAGGCACAATTGATGGAAGCTGTTGAGTGGCCTCAAAAGCACCAGGATGCATTCGAGCGAATTGGAACCTGCCCACCAACAGGAGTGTTGTTGTTTGGTCCCCCCTGGATGCAGCAAAACGCTCATGGCCCGTCCTGTAGCTTCTGA